Proteins encoded together in one Kutzneria kofuensis window:
- the rpoB gene encoding DNA-directed RNA polymerase subunit beta yields MAVSRATKATAATNSTGIPGAPRRVSFAKIREPLAAPNLLEMQNHSFEWLTGNEAWFQRRVDAGDEAPTGGLEEVLNEISPIEDFSGSMSLSFSDPRFDEVKASVEDCKDKDMTYAAPLFVTAEFTNHTTGEIKSQTVFMGDFPMMTDLGTFIINGTERVVVSQLVRSPGVYYDTAIDKTTDKDVFNVKIIPSRGAWLEFDVDKRDTVGVRIDRKRRQPVTVLLKALGWTTEQIRERFSFSETLLATLEKDHTAGPDEALLDIYRKLRPGEPPTKESAQALLENLFFKEKRYDLAKVGRYKVNKKLGLNYPVSTGVLTEDDIVTTIEYLVRLHAGETSMTVNGQEIPVEVDDIDHFGNRRVRTVGELIQNQIRVGLSRMERVVRERMTTQDVEAITPQTLINIRPVVAAIKEFFGTSQLSQFMQQTNPLDGLTHKRRLSALGPGGISRERASMDVRDVHPSHYGRMCPIETPEGPNIGLIGSLCSFARVNPFGFIESPYRKVVDGRVTDQIDYLTADEEDRFVKAQANTPIDDDGNFLEDRVMVRRKGGETDLADVADVDYMDVSPRQMVSVATAMVPFLEHDDANRALMGANMQRQAVPLLRSEAPLVGTGMELRAAVDAGDVVVARKSGVVEELSADFVTVMADDGSRQTYAMHKFRRSNQGTCINQKPIVNEGDRVEQGQVIADAPCTENGEMALGKNLLVAIMPWEGHNYEDAIIVSQRLVQDDVLTSIHIEEHEIDARDTKLGAEEITRDIPNVSEEVLADLDERGIIRIGAEVRDGDILVGKVTPKGETELTPEERLLRAIFGEKAREVRDTSLKVPHGETGKVIGIRVFSREDDDELPPGVNELVRVYVAQKRRIQDGDKLAGRHGNKGVIGKILPVEDMPFLPDGTPVDIVLNTHGVPRRMNIGQVLETHLGWIAKQGWSIEGDPEWAAKLPEDLYDVEPNTNTATPVFDGAKVEEIVGLLGSTRPNRDGERMVGQDGKATLFDGRSGEPYPFPVSVGYMYILKLLHLVDDKIHARSTGPYSMITQQPLGGKAQFGGQRFGEMECWAMQAYGAAYTLQELLTIKSDDKLGRVKVYEAIVKGQNVPEPGVPESFKVLLKELQSLCLNVEVLSSDGAAIEMRDGDDEDLERAAANLGINLSRNESPSVDDVVN; encoded by the coding sequence TTGGCAGTCTCCCGCGCGACCAAGGCCACTGCTGCGACCAACTCCACCGGAATTCCCGGAGCACCCCGACGCGTCTCGTTCGCGAAGATCCGCGAGCCGCTGGCCGCTCCCAACCTCCTCGAAATGCAGAACCACTCCTTCGAGTGGCTCACCGGAAACGAGGCGTGGTTCCAGCGCCGGGTGGACGCTGGTGACGAGGCCCCGACCGGCGGCCTCGAAGAGGTCCTGAACGAGATCTCCCCGATCGAGGACTTCTCCGGTTCGATGTCGCTGTCCTTCTCCGACCCGCGCTTCGACGAGGTCAAGGCCTCCGTCGAGGACTGCAAGGACAAGGACATGACGTACGCGGCCCCGCTGTTCGTCACCGCGGAGTTCACCAACCACACCACCGGCGAGATCAAGAGCCAGACGGTGTTCATGGGCGACTTCCCGATGATGACCGACCTGGGCACGTTCATCATCAACGGCACCGAGCGGGTCGTGGTCTCCCAGCTCGTGCGCTCCCCCGGTGTGTACTACGACACCGCGATCGACAAGACGACCGACAAGGACGTCTTCAACGTCAAGATCATCCCGAGCCGGGGCGCCTGGCTGGAGTTCGACGTCGACAAGCGCGACACCGTCGGCGTGCGCATCGACCGCAAGCGCCGCCAGCCGGTCACCGTGCTGCTGAAGGCGCTGGGCTGGACCACGGAGCAGATCCGCGAGCGGTTCTCGTTCAGCGAGACGCTGCTGGCCACCCTCGAGAAGGACCACACCGCCGGTCCCGACGAGGCGCTGCTGGACATCTACCGCAAGCTGCGTCCGGGCGAGCCGCCGACCAAGGAGAGCGCGCAGGCGCTGCTGGAGAACCTGTTCTTCAAGGAGAAGCGCTACGACCTGGCCAAGGTCGGCCGGTACAAGGTCAACAAGAAGCTGGGCCTGAACTACCCGGTGTCCACCGGCGTGCTGACCGAGGACGACATCGTCACCACGATCGAGTACCTGGTCCGGCTGCACGCGGGCGAGACCTCGATGACGGTCAACGGCCAGGAGATCCCGGTCGAGGTCGACGACATCGACCACTTCGGCAACCGCCGCGTGCGCACCGTCGGCGAGCTGATCCAGAACCAGATCCGGGTCGGCCTGTCCAGGATGGAGCGAGTCGTCCGGGAGCGGATGACCACCCAGGACGTCGAGGCGATCACGCCGCAGACCCTGATCAACATCCGGCCCGTCGTGGCCGCGATCAAGGAGTTCTTCGGCACCTCCCAGCTGTCGCAGTTCATGCAGCAGACCAACCCGCTGGACGGCCTGACCCACAAGCGCCGCCTGTCGGCGCTCGGCCCGGGCGGTATCTCGCGTGAGCGCGCCAGCATGGACGTCCGCGACGTGCACCCCTCGCACTACGGCCGGATGTGCCCGATCGAGACGCCGGAAGGCCCGAACATCGGCCTGATCGGCTCGCTGTGCTCGTTCGCGCGGGTCAACCCGTTCGGCTTCATCGAGTCCCCGTACCGCAAGGTCGTCGACGGCCGGGTCACCGACCAGATCGACTACCTGACCGCGGACGAGGAGGACCGCTTCGTCAAGGCGCAGGCCAACACGCCGATCGACGACGACGGCAACTTCCTCGAGGACCGGGTCATGGTCCGCCGGAAGGGCGGCGAGACCGACCTCGCCGACGTGGCCGACGTGGACTACATGGACGTCTCGCCGCGCCAGATGGTCTCCGTCGCGACCGCGATGGTGCCCTTCCTGGAGCACGACGACGCCAACCGCGCGCTGATGGGCGCCAACATGCAGCGCCAGGCCGTTCCGCTGCTGCGCAGCGAGGCGCCGCTGGTCGGCACCGGCATGGAGCTGCGGGCCGCGGTCGACGCCGGCGACGTGGTGGTCGCCCGCAAGTCCGGCGTGGTCGAGGAGCTCTCGGCCGACTTCGTCACGGTGATGGCCGACGACGGCAGCCGGCAGACCTACGCGATGCACAAGTTCCGCCGCTCCAACCAGGGCACCTGCATCAACCAGAAGCCCATCGTCAACGAGGGCGACCGGGTGGAGCAGGGCCAGGTCATCGCGGACGCTCCGTGCACCGAGAACGGCGAGATGGCGCTGGGCAAGAACCTGCTCGTCGCGATCATGCCGTGGGAGGGGCACAACTACGAGGACGCGATCATCGTGAGCCAGCGTCTGGTTCAGGATGACGTGCTCACCTCGATCCACATCGAAGAGCACGAGATCGACGCCCGCGACACCAAGCTCGGCGCCGAGGAGATCACCCGGGACATCCCGAACGTCTCCGAGGAGGTCCTGGCCGACCTCGACGAGCGCGGCATCATCCGGATCGGCGCCGAGGTCCGCGACGGCGACATCCTCGTCGGCAAGGTCACGCCCAAGGGCGAGACCGAGCTGACCCCGGAGGAGCGGCTGCTGCGCGCCATCTTCGGTGAGAAGGCCCGCGAGGTCCGCGACACCTCGCTGAAGGTGCCGCACGGCGAGACCGGCAAGGTCATCGGCATCCGCGTGTTCAGCCGCGAGGACGACGACGAGCTGCCCCCGGGCGTGAACGAGCTGGTCCGCGTCTACGTCGCCCAGAAGCGCCGCATCCAGGACGGTGACAAGCTCGCCGGCCGCCACGGCAACAAGGGCGTCATCGGCAAGATCCTGCCGGTCGAGGACATGCCGTTCCTGCCGGACGGCACGCCGGTGGACATCGTGCTCAACACCCACGGTGTGCCCCGTCGTATGAACATCGGCCAGGTGCTGGAGACCCACCTCGGGTGGATCGCCAAGCAGGGCTGGAGCATCGAGGGCGACCCGGAATGGGCCGCGAAGCTGCCGGAGGACCTCTACGACGTGGAGCCGAACACGAACACGGCGACGCCGGTGTTCGACGGCGCCAAGGTCGAGGAGATCGTCGGCCTGCTCGGCTCGACCCGTCCCAACCGGGACGGCGAGCGCATGGTCGGCCAGGACGGCAAGGCCACCCTGTTCGACGGGCGCAGCGGCGAGCCGTACCCGTTCCCGGTGTCGGTCGGCTACATGTACATCCTGAAGCTGCTGCACCTGGTCGACGACAAGATCCACGCCCGGTCCACCGGTCCGTACTCGATGATCACGCAGCAGCCGCTGGGTGGTAAGGCGCAGTTCGGTGGCCAGCGCTTCGGTGAGATGGAGTGCTGGGCCATGCAGGCCTACGGCGCCGCCTACACCCTGCAGGAACTGCTCACCATCAAGTCGGACGACAAGCTCGGCCGCGTGAAGGTGTACGAGGCCATCGTCAAGGGCCAGAACGTCCCCGAGCCCGGGGTGCCGGAGTCGTTCAAGGTGCTGCTCAAGGAGCTGCAGTCCCTCTGCCTCAACGTGGAGGTGCTCTCCAGCGACGGTGCCGCGATCGAGATGCGTGACGGCGACGACGAGGACCTGGAGAGGGCTGCCGCCAACCTCGGCATCAACCTGTCCCGGAACGAGTCGCCGTCCGTCGACGACGTCGTGAACTGA